GCTTGATGGCGTCTCGGGCGTTTGGATCCCTCTCCATCAAACCACTTGGCTTGGAAGCCAAGGCGGCGTCCCGCGTTGACACAGAACTGTTCGACGTGGGACAAATTGACCGAGGCCTAGCATTCTACACCGAGCGATTACCTACCATTGTCGGCGCCAGATCCGAGCTAGATCTTGGCTTCTCGGTCGAGCCTGGAAAGTGGATTGCTAATGAAGAGGCCTTTGCGCAGCGATGGAAGACCCCTGGTCACAAGCTCGCGGTCATGCGGCACGAGACGTTCGTCGTGATCATCGCCCCATGCTGGCATGCCGGTCATCTTCAAGCCGTGTTTGATCACTACAAAGGCGTGCTTGGGATCGACCCTGCTCTGATCCAGACGCGGCGGCGAGGGATAAAGTCCACGCGCTAACTGATTGTCTGGTAAGCCTGGTGCACGATGGCAAGCCACACACATAGAAGCATACTGACCCGCTCCTTTGAAAATACGCTGCGCATCGTTCAGATTTGGCGGCTGCAGTTCGTCGGATTGCCGCTCCATGGCGCGGGAACGCACCATCGCCAAAACGTTTTCTGTGATCCGCCAATCAGGTTCATCCGCGGCCACGCTATAAGTGCCCGAGAACGCGATTCCGAGTCCAATTACTGCCACAAGGAGCAGCGAGACAAGGATCGAAAGTCCGAAGGTTTTCATTGCGCGTTCACCTCTGTTTCGGCAGCGTCAGAATAGTTACGGCGTAAATTCTAGTTCGATACGTGGCTGGGAGGTGCACAGCAAGGAAAATCCCGGCCTGCCCGCGCTCGGCCTTCGGGCCAATTGCGCTGGGGGACTGGGCGCTTACTGCATCAACGAAGTCCGGTTGCAGTTCCGGCAGCGGATCGTCGTTGGCCCATTCTCCAAGCACGACGCGTGCCTGACAGGACATTGCCGCCACGTCATTATCCCGTAATGGATTCCAGCGATGACGAGTCGATATGGATTCAGATACGCCCACGAGATCACTAGTATTTTGTCCGTTTGTGCAGGGAGCGCAGAAGCTGGCGCCGGGCTAGCTGCAAATGCCACATGAACGGAGAAGTGGACCAAAAGAGCGGACTGCGACCTGCCGCTCTCCCGCCAGCCTCGAGCATGAAAGTTCTACATGTTTTGGTGTGAGTTACATTGGACGCGACGCGAGAATCCCCGTACATTGCCGCGGCGCGCCGACAAAAGGTGCTCGGTGCCTTGCGGCGTCAGTTATTGCATACTGTTGCACGCTTGCGAGCATCGCTCGCAGGCCTTCGCACAGTCCAGACAATGTTGCGCTGCGTGCTTGGCGCATTCAGCACCGCATTCTTCGCAAATTCGAGCGCATAGCTGGCAAATCTCCTTTGAGTGTTCGCTTGCGCGAGACATAGCAGCAGCAGCAAACGCACAAATTTGTGCACAGTCTATATCGAGCTCTATACACTTCCGCATTTCATCGACGTTCCGTTCTCGCAGGCAGGAAGCTGCACAATGATTGCAGGCGACTGCGCACGCGTGACAGGCATCAATACACGCTCTGAGGTCCTCATGTGGCATGACAAATCTCCTTCGGAATAGTTTGATCGGCGTATTGGAAATACGCCATTCCAACAACAGCAATTCGCGCGCCAGACTTGCTCGTATGGGGACCCGCCAACATCGCCCTCGTGGTGGGATCGGCTGCTGCCGAGTGCGACGAGCATGCGGAACCTGTTGTCGCAGTGGGGCACCGCATAGCAAATGGCCTCAAATTGAAATGCACAATCAGTCGGCCCGATTACCCGCTGCGCGCATGCTGCGCTCCCATATATCGATGGTGATCTAAAGCACGCGCTTACCGAGCGTGCCCGCGCCTTGATCGTCGCTGACCGACGGGCCATCGTGACACCGTGGGAACACCTGCGGCTGCCACACGAGGTCGACGGCTCCGCCGGCGCCTTCCGCGCTCCGCTGTCGACCTACATCCTGGGCATGGACAACGATTACGAGGACATCCAGGCCTGGCTGGCCCTGCACAAATCCCCGGCCACGCAGCGCGCCTATCGCAAGGAAGCCGAACGGCTGATCCTGTGGGCCATCGTCGCGCGAGGGAAGGCCCTTTCATCCTTGACGACCAAGGATGCAACGACTATCGGACATTTTTGCACAGACCCACGCCGCGCGAGTGCTGGGTTGGACCCCCGCGGCCACACACGTCGCCGGACTGGCGCCCGTTTGTCGACAACCTCTCGGCGCGCTCGGTCGCCCATGCGCTGACCGTGCTCAGCGCGCTGTTCCGCTGGTTGGTGGAACAGCGCTATGTACTGGCCAACCCCTTGGCGGGCATCAAGGTGCGCAGTAACCAGCGTGCCATGGCCGTGGAAATCACCCACGCCTTCACCGATGGAGATGGCTGCTGGTGCGCACCATCGCCAACGGCCTCGAGTGGTCGTACGGCTGGCAAGCCGCGGCCGCACAGCGGCTTCGCTTCCTGCTGGATTTCGGATACGCGACGGGACTGCGGATCAGCGAATTGGCCAATGCCGCGTTGCGTCATCTCGACGTCGACGCCGCGGGCGATCACTGGCTGCACCTGGTCGGCAAAGGTGGCAAGCCCGCTAGGGTTACATTGACGCCCTTGGCGCGGACGGCGCTGGAACGCCACCTGCTGGAGCGCGGGCTCCCTGTCAGCCTCGCTCGCTGGAACCCACCTAAGCCCATAGTCGGTAGCCTGGATGGTGGCGAAACCGGTATCACGCCCCTGCGCCTGTGGGAAGTCATGCACCGATTCTTCAGGCTCGCAGCGAACACGATTGAAGGCGATCATCCAGCGTTGGCAGAGAAGCTCCGACGGGCGATACGACAGTGGATGCGCCACAGCCACGCGACGCACGCACTGGCGAAGGGTGTCGAACGTAAGCGCCCGGTGAACCCGTCTTGAAGGGAAGCAGGAGAGCAAGGAGCATCGTGTCCATCTAAATTCTTGGTGGACACGTGAACACTATCGAAGAGAGCGCACCAGCGCGACGCCGACGTCGGCACAGCGCCGAGTTCAAGGCTAAAGCCGTCCAGGACTGCCTGCATCGGGGTGTTTCGATTGCGGCGGTAGCGCTGCACCATCGCGTGAACGCGAATCTGCTGCGACGCTGGGTCGCTGAACACCAAGCGTTGGATAGCGCGGGCGAAGCCCGTGCATTGATGACAGTACCCCAAGCCGAGTTCATCCCGTTGCAGATCGGCGATCCCACGCCGACGCCTGCGATACCGGATATACAGATCGAAGTGCGACGCGGTGCTGCGACGATCAGTATTCGTTGGCCAGGATCGGCCGCAGCAGAGTGTGGCGAATGGCTTCAGGGGTGGTTGCGTTGATCCGCATCGAGGCAATCTGGCTAGCTACCGAGCCGCTGGACATGCGAGCGGGAACAGATACGGTCTTGGCTCGGGTGGTGAAGGTATTCGGAGCCGCCCGACCGCATCATGCTTATCTCTTCACGAACAAGCGCGCGACGCGTATCAAGGTGCTGGTGTACCCTGCCTTGGCAACGCCTGGGCCGCGATGAGGCGATCACCGTGCTTTAGTCGTGGCTTGGTACAAGGGCCGAGCGTCCATTGGGGGCTGTGCCAATAGTTGGAGTGACGGGGAACTGGCAAGATTCGGAACATGAATCCCGCAATAAGGGCCGCTTCGTCTGGACCGACGGTATGACGGCCATCGCGACGCCGCTGTGCCGAGAGCAACTGGATGCGCTGGTGCTGGGACATCTGCCCAGGCAAGCTTGCTGGAGGAAGCCCTCGATGCAGACCTTGAGGCAATCGAAGCCGAGCTCGAAGCACTGACTCCTTCATCCAGGTCGGAGCCCAAGGACAAGCCGAAGCGCCAAGCACTTCCACCCCAATTGCCTCGCACTGAGATCCGTCACGAGCCGGAGTCCGAGACTTGCACATGCGGCTGCGCGCTCAAGCGCATTGGCGAAGACGTCAGCGAGAAGCTGGACTACACCCCTGGCGTGTTCACGGTCGAACGTCATATCCGGGGCAAGTGGGTATGCGGTCAATGTGAGACTCTCACCCAGGCACCCGTTCCTCCGCACGTCATCGACAAGGGCATCCCCACCGCCGGCCTGCTGGCGCATACGCTGGTGTCCAAGTTCGGCGACCATCTCCCTCTGTACCGGCAAGAACGCATCTACGCAAGCGCCGGCCTGGCGATCCCGCAATCGACGCTGGGCGCGTGGGTCGGCATCTGCGGCGTGCGTCTGCAACCGCTGGTGGATGCACTGCAGGCGGAGGTATTGACCCAGAGCGTACTGCATGCCGACGAGACACCAGTGCAGATGCTCTCGCCAGGCGACGGCAAGACGCATCGCGCCTACCTGTGGGCCTACGCACCGAGCCAACTCTCGTCATTACGTGCGGTGATCTATCAGTTTGCCCCCAGCCGCAGCGGCGAACATGCCCGCGCATTCCGGCGGGGCTGGCTGGGCAAGCTGGTATGTGACGACTTCTCGGGCTACAAGGCCAGCTTCGGCGGCGGCATCGTCGAGATTGGGTGCATGGCTCACGCGCGTCGTAAGTACTTTGAGTTGCACGACAAGCACAAGAGCGAATTGGCTGGCCAGGCGCTGCGCTTCATTGCTGGGCTCTACGAGATCGAGCGAGAGGTGCGGGACGCCGAGCCAGAACTACGCCTGGAAGCGCGACAGCAGCGGGCCAGACCAATCCTGGATGCGCTGCATCTCTGGCTTAGTGAACAAAGGCGGAGGGTGCCCGACGGCGCGGCCATCGCGCGTGCCATCGACTACAGCCTCAAACGCTGGGCGGCGCTCGTGCGCTACGTTGAGGATCCAGCCGTGCCCATCGATAACAATCATATCGAAGGGCAAATACGGCCTATCGCTCTTGGATGATCGAACTGGCTGTTCGCGGGCTCACTGCGCGCTGGCCAGCGCGCAGCCGCAGTCATGAGTCTGATCCAGTCGGCGAAGCTCAATGGGCATGATCCGTACGCCTACCTGAAAGACGTGCTTACGCGACTGCCGACTCAGAAGACCGCCGACATCGCGGAGCTCCTGCCACATCGCTGGACTGCTTCCGTCCTTCCTGCGTAGCCCCGTCGAGACGGGTTCACCGGGCGCTTACTGTCGAACTGAGCGCTGTGCGCGACAACCTGCGCCACGCCTCAATTTCGACCACGTCCATCTACTTGCATACCGATGACGTCAAGCGGGCCCGGCAATTCGGCCAGGCATTCGCTACCTGAATCTCTTATTAAGGAGGGTGCCGTGAGTACGGAACGCGAGAAGATGGCAGCGCTGGCCGTGACAGCGGTTTCAAGTCTGAGATGCAACACCAGTTCGTAATTTGTTGATCTCTTCGGCCATGGCTTCGGCGGGAGTGGCGAAGTCGAGAACCGCCCGAGGGCGATAATTCAGCGCCTTCGGGACTCCGTTCAAGTACCCCTGCGAGAAGACCGATAGATCGTCGCCTTTCGGTAGATACTCCCGAACCAGTCCGTTCATGTTCTCGTTGCTTGGCCTCTGCCACGGACTGTGCGGGTCGGCAAAGAACACTTCGGTACTGACTCGCCTGGTCAGCTCTGCGTGATGCGCCATCTCTTTGCCCTGGTCGTAGGTCAGGCTCTTGCGAAGCGCCAGCGGCACCCGACGGAACTTCTTGGTCAACGCCTCCAGCGCTGCCTCCGCCCCGCAACCGTCCATCTTCGCCAACACCACGAAGCGCGTCTTGCGTTCCACCAGCGTCGCCACTGCGCTGCGATTGCCCGCGCCCTTGATCAGGTCGCCTTCCCAATGCCCAGGCACCAGCCGCTCGAACACCTCCTCGGGCCGCTCGTGGATCGAGCGCATATCCTGCAGCTTGCCTCGGCGATCGTTCCCCGCGCCCCGTGAACGACGCTCCTTGTGGGCCTTACGCAGGCTGCCGATTAGCTCGCGGCGCAGCTCACCGCGCGGCGTGGCGTAGATCACGCAGTAGATCGTCTCGTGGGACACATGGAACTCCGGCTGGTGGGCATACATGCGCCGGAGTCTGCCTGCAATCTGTTGCGGTGAATAGCCCACGCGCAGCCATGCTCTCACCAGCTTCAGCAGCGCCGTGCCTGCTGCCAGCTTGCGCGGCCCACGTCGACGCCTTCTCAGCGCCATACCCTGCGCGCTCGCAGCATCGTAGGAACGATGACCTCCGGCCCGGGCAACCTCGCGTGAAATAGTCGACGGACTTCGCCCCGCCACTCTCGCGACCTGACGCAGGCTGCACCCCTCGTTTAGCAGGCGATGACTACAGTTACGCTCTTCGATACCCAGTTGACTGTAGCTTTGTCCCATCCCAACACCCTAACATCAGGGTGTTGCACTTCATTCTAGAGACCGCCCCCTATAGGTGCTGCGCTACCCGGCACCGCCGCAACGATGGAAGGCATGGACATGACGCCGTCGGCGGGTGCAAAGAAGGCGCCTCAGCCTGTGCCCGCGGAAGTGCGGAAGATTGACGCGGCAACTGGAAAAATCACACTCAAGCATGGTCCCATCGCCAACCTGGGCATGTCTGCCATGACCATGGCTTTCCCGGTCAAGGACCCGGCCATGCTAAAGGGGCTGAAGGAAGGAGACCAGGTCTCGGCGACGTTCGATTCTGTCGACGGCAAGGCCACCGTTGTGGACCTGCGGAAATAGACTCGCTGTTGGCGGTCAAACGGTTTAGCTATAAAGGCTGCCGGAATGGCCGGCACGTCAGACGAAACAACCTGACAGGCCGGCCTCCACTTATCAGCTTAGGAGAAAGCCGTTCCGTATGGGAAGTTCCATCGGCTCAAAGACCTGTAAATGAGGTCATGCTGTACGCCAGGTCGACGGTACTGTCTGCACGCTTGTCGCATT
This portion of the Cupriavidus metallidurans CH34 genome encodes:
- a CDS encoding IS30-like element ISRme10 family transposase; translated protein: MGQSYSQLGIEERNCSHRLLNEGCSLRQVARVAGRSPSTISREVARAGGHRSYDAASAQGMALRRRRRGPRKLAAGTALLKLVRAWLRVGYSPQQIAGRLRRMYAHQPEFHVSHETIYCVIYATPRGELRRELIGSLRKAHKERRSRGAGNDRRGKLQDMRSIHERPEEVFERLVPGHWEGDLIKGAGNRSAVATLVERKTRFVVLAKMDGCGAEAALEALTKKFRRVPLALRKSLTYDQGKEMAHHAELTRRVSTEVFFADPHSPWQRPSNENMNGLVREYLPKGDDLSVFSQGYLNGVPKALNYRPRAVLDFATPAEAMAEEINKLRTGVASQT
- the tnpB gene encoding IS66 family insertion sequence element accessory protein TnpB; this encodes MASGVVALIRIEAIWLATEPLDMRAGTDTVLARVVKVFGAARPHHAYLFTNKRATRIKVLVYPALATPGPR
- the tnpA gene encoding IS66-like element accessory protein TnpA → MNTIEESAPARRRRRHSAEFKAKAVQDCLHRGVSIAAVALHHRVNANLLRRWVAEHQALDSAGEARALMTVPQAEFIPLQIGDPTPTPAIPDIQIEVRRGAATISIRWPGSAAAECGEWLQGWLR
- a CDS encoding copper-binding protein; this encodes MEGMDMTPSAGAKKAPQPVPAEVRKIDAATGKITLKHGPIANLGMSAMTMAFPVKDPAMLKGLKEGDQVSATFDSVDGKATVVDLRK